Part of the Aquimarina sp. MAR_2010_214 genome is shown below.
TCGTAATCAGAATTCCAAAAAGTATAATCACCTAAAATAGCTCTACCTGATCCGTATCGCATTTCTAAACTATATTTTTGGTTATAATTATAACCAATACCAAAAGCTAAGTTTCCATCTGTTTTAATAGTGAGATCAGCATCTTTTTCAAAATTTATTTTTGAATCCATGTCTAAATCGATAATAAATACCCCATTTATAAATATCCTGGAATTGTTATTTAAGAAAAAATAATGTCTAAACCCTAACGGTAATTCTATAGATTTATAATCTACATTTATTACTTGTTGGTCTACTATTTTTTCAAATTTTGAGTATTGATAAGTAGGTTCGATAAGTAAGGCCCATTTGTTTTTGTTAAATGGCATAATGAATTCAGCTTCAACTCCAAACCTGAAACTTAATTTACTGCCAAAATCTATGATGTCTGGATAAGAAATAACATTTTGTATAGATAAAGACGTATTCTTTATCCCTGGTCTTATGGTTAGATTAAAAAGATCTCTTTTTTGTTTTTTTTCGAAATTTATAAAGGCAGAATCGCTACAACTATTATATTTGACAAATAAATTTACTAGTTCCTTTTTAGTATAGTTGGCATTTTTCAAATCTTTTACAGAAATGCTTTCGCATTTTAATATGTTCAATAATTGTTGTTTATACCTGTTGTTCTTTCCTTTTTGAACATTGGTAGTTCGATAACTTTTAAAAATTAATTGTCGAATAGAAGAGGTATCTGTCTTATAAAAATATCTTTTTAGATTACCATCTCCATATCGATATAAATTGGCTTTTCCTTCTACTAAAACCTTTAAAAAAAGCTGTTCTTCTTTAAATACAGGGTTTCTAAGAGTACTTAGATCTTTTAAATTTTCACTTGATCTGTCGATATCTACTTTTCTTCTAACATATTTTGATTTGTTTATAATGCCAAATTCTTTGATAGAATTAATGTGCCCTTTTTTTGGCTCTGTATTTTCTGATAATTTATAAAAGAATTTTGTAGGGTTGTTTTTCCAATCTAAATTTTTGATCAAGCAATCTATTCTTTGATCTGAATTATTAATATAATAGCCTTTTTCAAAATTTATTTGTGAAAAACAGTTGCAGCTTAAAATTACAGCAAATAAAATAAAAATTTGTTTGTTCATCATAGTTTAGTTATTGCTTATTGTGCAAGAATACAAAATCTCAGTTTCATTTTTCGTTACTGAGATTTATTAATGATAGCATATATTAAAGGTTTTAAATTCATAATTTCGATATTAAGAAAACTTTAACCACTACACCCATCAGATATTTTTACATTTAGAATTCTAAAAAGTCAACAATAATGAAAAGATTATCCCTACTATTGGTTCTTACTGTATTACTTTTTTCTTGCAAGAAACCGATTGAAGTAGACTTATTGGTTATTAATGCGAATGTGTATACTGTAGAGGACACAAACCCAAGAGCAGAAGCATTTGCAATAAAGGAAGGTAAATTTGTTGCCGTAGGTAGTAACGATGAGATTTTGAAGGGATATATAACTGCTAATACTTTGGACGCAGGAGGAAAGACAATAGTGCCAGGGTTAATTGATGCACATTGCCATTTCTATGGTCTTGGATTACAACAGCAAAAAGTAGATCTTATGGGAACCAAGAGTTATGCAGAGGTATTGGATAGGATTGTAGCTTTTCAGAAAGAAAAAAATGTATCATTCATTACAGGACGAGGATGGGATCAAAATGACTGGGAGATAAAAGAATTTCCGACCAAAGAAAAACTAGATAGTTTGTTTCCTGATATCCCTGTAGCAGTAACCCGGGTAGATGGCCATGCAATGATAGCAAACCAAAAAGCATTAGATCTTGCTAAAATTACTATAAATACCAAAGTAGAAGGAGGGGAGATACTTCAAAAAGAAGGAAAACTTACAGGTGTACTGATCGATAATCCTATGGGGTTGATTGGTGCGGTTATCCCTAAACCTACAGTACATGAGCAAATACAGGCTTTAAAAGATGCCGAAAAGATTAATTTTGGTTATGGATTAACTACTGTAGATGACGCGGGATTGAGCCCCGAAGTGATCACATTGATAGATAGCTTACAGAAAATAAAAGAACTTAAGATCAGGATGTATGCTATGGTAAGTAATGTACCCGAATATGTAGATCATTATCTGAAGAATGGAGTGCACAAAACAGATAAGCTAAATGTTTCTTCTTTTAAAGTGTACGCTGATGGAGCACTGGGGTCTAGAGGAGCTACATTAAAACAACCATATGCAGATAAGGAAAATCATTATGGAGCTATGGTCATAGGTAATGATGAATTTAAAACTCTGGCAAAACGATTAGCTGGGTCACCTTTTCAGATGAATACCCATGCCATTGGCGATTCGGCCAATGCAGTAGTAATAAAGACGTATTATGATGTACTACAAAATAAATCAGATAGAAGGTGGAGAGTAGAGCATGCCCAAGTGGTTGCTCCCGAAGAATTTGAAGCCCTTAATAATAATCTGGTCATGAGTGTACAGCCAACTCATGCTACCAGTGATATGTATTGGGCAGATGAGCGATTGGGAGAAGAACGTATTAAAGGAGCATACGCTTATAAGAAATTATTAGAAAAAACAGGTAGAGTTGCTTTAGGAACAGATTATCCTGTAGAGCATGTAAGTCCATTCTATACTTTTTATGCAGCAGTAGCTCGAAAAGATCTAAAGCAGTATCCAGAAGGTGGTTTTCAAAAAGAAAATGCACTTAGCAGGGAAGAGACCCTAAAAGGAATGACGCTTTGGGCAGCATATAGTAATTTTGAAGAGTACGAAAAAGGAAGTATTACTGCAGGGAAATTTGCAGATTTTGTAATTCTTGAGGATAACATCATGGAAATTGATGAAGATCAAATTCCAAATATAAAAGTGAAAGCTACCTATATTGATGGGGAAAAGGTGTATTAGATGGTCTTCATTACTTTATCTACGATAGTATCACATTTGCTAAATCCGAATTCGAAAATATCAGTATCCAGAGAGAGTTCATAGAGTTCTTCTCTAATCATATCTTTGGCACGATGTAGGCGAACTTTTACATTAGAAACTGTTAACCCCAAACAGTCTGATATCTCAGCCATACTCATACCTTCAGCTTCTCTAAGAACATAAACAGTTCTGTATTTTACATCTAATAAATCAATAGTTTTTTCTAAAATCTGTTTTGCTTCTTGTCGTATCATTTTTTTCTCGGGATTTAGTTGTTCAGCATCAGGAATTTCGAGAATAAAATCATTCGATACGCTATTTTCTGATTTATATAAGTTAAGATATTTTCCCTTTGTTTTTAATCGAGCCAGAGTTTCATTTATTCCAATTCGTATTAACCAAGTAGAGAATTGCGAGTTGTGTTTGAACTGGTGTAGTTTTTCATAGGCTTTGAGATAAGTGTTTTGCATTATATCTTCAATTTCGGTCAGATCGTCAATATAGCTTCGGATAACTCGATACAGTTTTTGATTATTTCTTCTTAACAAGATTTCATACAACTCTTTTTCTCCAGAATGAATACGGAATATTACATCAGAATCTGATATTTTATGAGTTTTATAATCATTGATTTTAATGGGCTCCATAGCTTGTTATTTATAGCTTAGATGAAAAACTGTACAAAAAGTTACAAAACTTTGTAACCAAAAGTTGGATTTTTTATCTAAAAACCGAATAACAAAAAAATATTTGAAATTATGGATTCGCAGATTAAGACAGTTTTTACCTTATTAAAATACACATACGGTCTTGTGCCTATAGTAGCCGGATTAGATAAATTTACCAATATACTTACAGATTGGAGCCAGTATATTTCTTCAGGATTTGTGGGTATATTACCTTTTGAAGCCAGAATATTTATGATTATCGTGGGAGTGATCGAAGTTATTGCTGGTATTATGGTGCTTTCTCGCCCTAAGATAGGCGGATATATAGTTATGGTATGGTTAATAGCTATAGCATTAACTCTCCTGTTTGGAGGACATTATATTGATGTAGCGGTAAGAGATATTGTAATGGCAATAGGAGCATTCTCACTTGTGAAATTGGCAGATTCTAAAGTTGAACAATAAAAATATAAGCAGATTAAAAAAGAGAAAGATTAATTTTTAGGAATGCCAGTGATTTTTTTCAAGAAAGCATCATCAGAATAATAAGATGGTGCTTTTTTATTTCATCTACCTCCATTTGCTTGCAAATCAGCAATGCATTGGGCATCTAGTTCTGGAATTACATCACCCATACCCATCATCCCACTACCAAATTCTATAGCAGCTTCCATCAAACAACTTGATACATTACAATGGTTACTTGCGTCTGGATCTTCATGTTCAGATTGTAGAGGAGTACCTATGTTTACTAACCCCATTAAATGAGAAAATTCATGATTTAGAGTAGCAGTCTCTATAGCATCAAGTGATGGAGAATTTGGCCTTGCGCTTAATGCACGTAATGTACCTTCATAGATTACCATCGAAGTATTTAGGTATGCAGAACCTAAAGTTACTTGTTCATTGGTGTCATTCTCTTTGCTTCCATCAGCAAAATATACATATACGGTGATATCGTCTTCTTTATTAAATAGTGTTCTGGTAGTACTTTCTATTTCTGCGATCTCTTCAATAGAAAAAGGAGCTTTACCAGAGGAAGGTATAGAACGTTGTGTGATCGTAATTCCGTCGGGTTTAAATAATCGATCTTGTAAAAATTCTCTAAACCCTTGTATTGCCGTTGTAGTGGGCTCGAACCCTTGTACAGCTATAATCTCGATCGTTATACTATTAAAATTGGTTGCACTTAGCAAATCATTTGCAGAACTACCCAAAGGTCTTTTGTTTCCTGATTGTAATGCGTTTGTAGCAAGGTTGTTATCATCGTCGTCAGAACATCCAATGAGAATAAAAGAAGAGATCAATAGGTAAACAATGAGCTTTGTTATTTGCACAGGATTTCTTTTTAAAGAGGTTATGACTAGTAAGTAAACGAATTTATATCGTGTCTTATTTCTAGTTTAACATTGTTTTGTTAAATGATTTCTTTGCCACAAAGATTGTACCATCAATATTATTATAAAGATTTTTACTATTATGCTAAAGTAAATCTGGCCAGGTAATCACTATTTTCTCCTTCAATTATTAATTCTGATAGAAAACCATTAGCGTTAGCAGCATTTTGAAGTGTATTATAATCAATATATAACCAATCAAACCATTCTGATTCTTGGTTTTTGTATTTTAATTTATATTGCATTTCTCCATAATATCCGGCAGAGGCATCTACCCAAAAGCCTCCATCTTCATCTTGAAAAAGATAGGAAATATCTGATGAATCCATTAAGATTTGACCTCCGGGAGCAAGAAGTGTTTTAATATGTGTGAAAAACCGATCGATATGATCCATAGTACCAATAATCCCACTTCCATTCATTAATAATAGTATGGTGTTATATGTGGCATCAGTATGATCATAAATATCTTGTACTATAGCATGTTGCACTCCTCTTTTTTTACAGATTTCGATTGCACCTTCAGAGATATCTATAGCTTTTACCTCTAGTTTTTGTTTATTCTGAAGAAACAAACTATGACTTCCAGCACCGCAACCTACGTCTAGTACTTTTCCGTGTGAAAGCTCTAATGCTTTTTGTTCTATTTTTGGCATTTCAGCATAAGCTCTAAACAGGTAGGGGATAGGGATATGATCATCATCAAAATCATTTGCCTGTACAACAATATCTTCTGTGTATTCTTTATTGTAAAAATCTTTGATGGCTTTTCCGAAGATATCTTTATTCATGAGTAGCGGTTTATAATTGTGGGAAATGATTTTAGATGTTGGATTAAAATATTGTTACAGATTCAAACTAGTCTTAATTGAAGTTGAATATGTTAGTAATTGGTAATCAAAACTCTCAAAAGTCTTACTTTTGTACTATGCAAGAATTTATAGACCAATTACCGAAACTGGCCAAAGATAAACATAACGAGAACAAAAAGTTCTTTGCTAAACTCAAAAAAAGAACACCTAAAAAACTAGATCATATCATGCAGGAGTTACATGATGAAGAGTTTAGCAATACAGATTGTTTAGAATGTGCGAATTGCTGTAAAACAACGGGTCCATTATTTACAGATAAAGATGTAGAGCGTATTGCAAAATTTTTAAGAATAAAGCCCCGAAAGTTTGAAGAACAATACCTGAGAACAGATGAAGATGGAGATTTGATATTGCAACAAACTCCATGTACTTTTCTTGGTGTTGATAATTACTGTGCGATATATGAAGTAAGGCCAAAGGCATGTCGAGAATATCCACATACAGATCGTAAAAAGTTTCAGCAGATATCTAATTTAACGTTGAAAAATGTAGCAATTTGTCCAGCAGCTTATAATATTGTAGAAAAAATGAAATCTAAAATGCCTATATAAAACAAGTACTCCTATAGATACTTTACAAGCATATATAGGAGTAAATGTAAGTGTGTGTTTAATGAATTATATTATAACCCTTTTTTTAATTCTTCGATAGTTTTAGCCATCACAACTCCTGGTAATTTAATAGGAGCAGCAACTTGAGCTAAGAAAGTACCTTTTACTTCACCAGTTTTATATGTTGTGAAACCAATTCGATATAATCCAGCAGTTAATGCTTTAAGAGGATCTCCCACTTCACTTTTATATCTCAATAAAGAGTTGTAACTACTTCCGCTAGGCTGCTTAGGCATTTCACTACTGTCATCATTACGCTCTAAAACAGTCCAGTTAGCACTTTTTGCTGCTTCTGCACTAATTTTATCTTTGCTGATGATATCAGAACGTTCTAAAGTAATGTAGGTATCAAAGAAATCACTAGAACCTGCATTTTCTGTATATGCTGCAGATTGAGTAGCTCCTTTTACTTTATTTTTACCTACTGGCGACATCATTCTTATACCAAGCTCTGGAGCCACGGCAGGAACCCATACATAGATATAGTAAAATTTCTTACCATCTTTTACTTCATCTTCATTACCTGGTGCAGCATACCCAAGATAAGTTACGATATCTGTATAAGGTACTTTTATAGTTTTTGGACCTATCTTTTTTTCAGTTAGACCACCAAATTTTTTTAGTTTTTGCGCTTGGGCATCAACAGAAGTTCCTAAAGCAAATATGCTTAGTAAAATTAAAATTTTTGTTTTCATAAAAATTGATTTGATTTAATTTAAGCGATAAATACACACACACTTTTTATCACTATAGGTTAGTGTTACGATAATCTATGATTATCAATTTAATTACAAATATGAGAGTTTATTATTAGAATAGGATAACTTATTTGTATTTAATCATTCTATTCTAACAATGGATTTTGTGTTTCAGTAGGTTATTTAAAAAATAGGCTGCATTCATTCTGAATATGTAATATTAGTGATATTAAAAGATAAGGTTATGAGAACTTTTATCCATTTGATCAGATAAAGAAGGTTTAAGTAGATTGGTCGTTTTTTAGATTATTGTAGAGAATTTTTGATGTTTTTGACTTCTTAATTTTGAATCTCATTTTTAGGTTTAAAAATGTATAGAGTTCTTTTATTTGTTCACTATTTCTATAAACTTTTCTTCTTCTAAATTAGGAATTTCTGGTGCGGGATCATAATGTCCGCTAAGAGTGGAAAGAATTCTCACTTTGTTCAGCTTTATGCACTAGAGCATACACAGGACTTAAACCTGTTTATTTTTATAGGCTAAGTTCTAATTAGAATATGTTTTATCTTTACTTTATAAAAACGGAGAAATGATACCAGAAGATTTTAGAGATTTTTTCATTAGTTCATCGGCTTTGGTTCAATCAGAAATTGTTTCCACATTATTGGAGATCTCTACTGAGGGTTCAGCCCTGATTGATAGCAATCAGAGTAAAGCCATAAGCTGTCCTCATTGTAAGTGCAATAAAATTAAGGCTAATGGTAAGCTCAAAGGAGTACAGCGCTATGTTTGTAATACTTGTCATAAAAACTTTAGTGAAACTACCGGTAAGTTCTGGTACAACCTCAAGAAGAAAGACAAAGTTAATCGTTATTTATTCTGTTTACTCTCTGGATATAGTATTCGCAAGAGTGCCAAAGAAACAGGGATTTCTATTCAGACTTCTTTTGATTGGAGGCACAAATTACTTGTCTCCTTTGGGAGCGTAAGTGTGGATGAATTCCAAGGAATCCTAGAGAGTGATGATCTTTTCTTTGCTTACTCTGAAAAAGGGAATCGAAATTTGGATCGTCCTGCTAGAAAACGTGGCGCAAAGGCAAGTAAAGCTGGTCTCAGTAATGAAAAAGTAGCTGTGATAGCCAGTTGTGACCGATCAGGGAACAAAGATTTCAAAGTAGCTACCAGAGGTCGCATTAGTAAAAGTGACTTGGAGACTATATTACAAGGGAAGTTGGCTAAAGTAGAAACCCTTTGTAGCGACAGTCACAGAAGCTATACTGCATTTGCAAAAGACAAGAAGGTAGCACACAAAAAATTTAATGCTTCGAAGGGTCAAAGAGCTGTTGACAAAATATATCACGTACAAAATGTGAATAATATGGATATGCGTCTAAGGAAATTTATGGAGCCCTTCAATGGAGTGGCAACAAAATACCTTCAGAATTATCTGAATTGGTTTTTAGTCTTAGAAAAAATAAAAAATTCAACCAGTAAAATGGCAACCGTAGCAGCTATAGCCTTTGCTTCCAATACTGCCTGGATGGAATTTAAAAACATAGTAGTAAATAATATGCTTTTTAGAACTTAGCCTTTTTATATCATACTTCGAAAGGTACTATCTTTTAATAACTATCTTCATGTTATATCATTTTTTTCAATTCAGGAAGTTTGGTATCAATTTCGGCTTGTCTTTTCTTACATTCCTGAGACTTATTGTTTTGGGGATGATTAGCCATTTTTTGAGCTTTTGTTTTTACATCTTCAATCTCAGCGAGCGTTAAAGCAGTCCATTCTGTCTTGTTTTTTCTTTGGTGGTTACCTCGACCAGTATGGTTGTTGGATCATTCATTTTCTGTTTAAGGATTTTGACCATCTCTTCTTTAGAAGTTGTTGTGTAAATGTGGTACTAAACATCATTTATTTCTGAGAGAAGACATATACAATTGATAGGGAACATTCTATGTGAAGAGTAAGAAAGATGCTATAATCTTCCAGCAGCTAATAATGATTCCTAAAACGCTTAACTTATTTTGTTTTAATGCTGATTTTTTTCTTAATTGACTTGCTTTTTCTTTTGTAGCTTTATTCTTGGATAAGAAAAACTTTTTTATTGAGGCAAAGACTAACATGAAACCTAATGCAGCTTCTATAATATTCTCTGCTAATAAGGTGATCCACCAGATAGGAAATGTTGTAATCCATTCTAGATTCAAAATTGTCGAAATGACACCCCATGCACCCCAGAAACAGAATGGAAGTCCGATCATAAATCTGATCACGCTTGGCAACGGTTCGATTTTTTCTAAAAATTGTTTTGTTTTTGATGTCTTTGATAGCAATAGTGATGGTGCCGCTATAATACTTAATATAATTAATGTGATTCCTCCAATCATGGTTTTTAGTTTTAAGGTGTTAGTACTTATTTTTTGATCCCTGTTTTGAAACCTAAAACTCAGAATATAAAGATGAGAGATATAGGTTTTGAGGTTATACTTAAAAAAATTATCTTTTAAGAGCTATCCTTATATTACATCATTTTTTCTAACTCAGGAAGCTTGGTGTTAATTTCGGTTTGTCTTTTCTTGCATTCCACAGATTTATTACTTTCGGGATGATTGGCAAGAAAATTGTTGAGAGCCATTTGCATATCTTTGAGGTATCTTATTTTTAGAGATATTTTTTCTGCTTTTTGGTATTTTTGCCATGCTTCTTCAACATATTCATATTCTAATTCTTGTTGTTCTAATTGTTTAATTTCTTTCCATTTTGGTAATAAATCCGCTAATTTTTGAGAATTTGGAAAAGCTTTAATCGCATCTTCAAGATCGGGAACAGCAGCATACGCTGGCTTTAAGTTAGTGTCAGAAAAGAAAGTGATAGCTTGTTGTTCAGAATCTCCAAGGAAAACAGTAAGAATTTCATCCCATCCATTCAAAATAAATAAAAAACTGCCATCAGGTATTGTCTTATCAGTAGTAAGCTTATACATGTTTTCTTTTTCTAAAGGTTCTATACTGAAATTTATAGTTTCATTAAACCCACCTAAAGCTAATTTTCTTGCTTTGACTACAAGAGATGAACTTTTAAAATTATTCCAGTATAGTATAAGCTCTACCTTATTATTTCCTCTTAGTATCGATGGAGCCTTGTTAAGATCTTTAAACTCTGGGAAGTTGGTGTTATTGAGTGTTACAAATTTGATGTAGTCATCATTACTTTTAATATATACTCCAAAATCTTTTAGTTTTTGTGCACAAATATTAAAACTACTTATTAGTGTAAGAACTGTGATTAAGATTAAATTTTTTGCTTTCATCTTTTTTTAATTTTATAGGAGTATTATATAAAGCTTATTATTACATCTTTATATGATATTAAAACGGTTAATGCGTATAATACCTTATTTCCATATGAAATAGACCCATCGTGTTTTTGCTGTCACATCATTTTTTCTAACTCAGGAAGTTTGGTGTCAATTTCGCCTTGCCTTTCTTTACATTCTTCAGATTTATTACTTTCAGGGTGATTAGCAAGAAAACCATTAAGTGCCATTTGCATATCTTTAAGGTATCGTATTTTT
Proteins encoded:
- a CDS encoding amidohydrolase: MKRLSLLLVLTVLLFSCKKPIEVDLLVINANVYTVEDTNPRAEAFAIKEGKFVAVGSNDEILKGYITANTLDAGGKTIVPGLIDAHCHFYGLGLQQQKVDLMGTKSYAEVLDRIVAFQKEKNVSFITGRGWDQNDWEIKEFPTKEKLDSLFPDIPVAVTRVDGHAMIANQKALDLAKITINTKVEGGEILQKEGKLTGVLIDNPMGLIGAVIPKPTVHEQIQALKDAEKINFGYGLTTVDDAGLSPEVITLIDSLQKIKELKIRMYAMVSNVPEYVDHYLKNGVHKTDKLNVSSFKVYADGALGSRGATLKQPYADKENHYGAMVIGNDEFKTLAKRLAGSPFQMNTHAIGDSANAVVIKTYYDVLQNKSDRRWRVEHAQVVAPEEFEALNNNLVMSVQPTHATSDMYWADERLGEERIKGAYAYKKLLEKTGRVALGTDYPVEHVSPFYTFYAAVARKDLKQYPEGGFQKENALSREETLKGMTLWAAYSNFEEYEKGSITAGKFADFVILEDNIMEIDEDQIPNIKVKATYIDGEKVY
- a CDS encoding PorT family protein — its product is MIKNLDWKNNPTKFFYKLSENTEPKKGHINSIKEFGIINKSKYVRRKVDIDRSSENLKDLSTLRNPVFKEEQLFLKVLVEGKANLYRYGDGNLKRYFYKTDTSSIRQLIFKSYRTTNVQKGKNNRYKQQLLNILKCESISVKDLKNANYTKKELVNLFVKYNSCSDSAFINFEKKQKRDLFNLTIRPGIKNTSLSIQNVISYPDIIDFGSKLSFRFGVEAEFIMPFNKNKWALLIEPTYQYSKFEKIVDQQVINVDYKSIELPLGFRHYFFLNNNSRIFINGVFIIDLDMDSKINFEKDADLTIKTDGNLAFGIGYNYNQKYSLEMRYGSGRAILGDYTFWNSDYESLSVILGYTLF
- a CDS encoding Lipl32 family lipoprotein; amino-acid sequence: MKTKILILLSIFALGTSVDAQAQKLKKFGGLTEKKIGPKTIKVPYTDIVTYLGYAAPGNEDEVKDGKKFYYIYVWVPAVAPELGIRMMSPVGKNKVKGATQSAAYTENAGSSDFFDTYITLERSDIISKDKISAEAAKSANWTVLERNDDSSEMPKQPSGSSYNSLLRYKSEVGDPLKALTAGLYRIGFTTYKTGEVKGTFLAQVAAPIKLPGVVMAKTIEELKKGL
- a CDS encoding IS1595 family transposase — its product is MIPEDFRDFFISSSALVQSEIVSTLLEISTEGSALIDSNQSKAISCPHCKCNKIKANGKLKGVQRYVCNTCHKNFSETTGKFWYNLKKKDKVNRYLFCLLSGYSIRKSAKETGISIQTSFDWRHKLLVSFGSVSVDEFQGILESDDLFFAYSEKGNRNLDRPARKRGAKASKAGLSNEKVAVIASCDRSGNKDFKVATRGRISKSDLETILQGKLAKVETLCSDSHRSYTAFAKDKKVAHKKFNASKGQRAVDKIYHVQNVNNMDMRLRKFMEPFNGVATKYLQNYLNWFLVLEKIKNSTSKMATVAAIAFASNTAWMEFKNIVVNNMLFRT
- a CDS encoding RNA polymerase sigma factor — encoded protein: MEPIKINDYKTHKISDSDVIFRIHSGEKELYEILLRRNNQKLYRVIRSYIDDLTEIEDIMQNTYLKAYEKLHQFKHNSQFSTWLIRIGINETLARLKTKGKYLNLYKSENSVSNDFILEIPDAEQLNPEKKMIRQEAKQILEKTIDLLDVKYRTVYVLREAEGMSMAEISDCLGLTVSNVKVRLHRAKDMIREELYELSLDTDIFEFGFSKCDTIVDKVMKTI
- a CDS encoding bifunctional 2-polyprenyl-6-hydroxyphenol methylase/3-demethylubiquinol 3-O-methyltransferase UbiG → MNKDIFGKAIKDFYNKEYTEDIVVQANDFDDDHIPIPYLFRAYAEMPKIEQKALELSHGKVLDVGCGAGSHSLFLQNKQKLEVKAIDISEGAIEICKKRGVQHAIVQDIYDHTDATYNTILLLMNGSGIIGTMDHIDRFFTHIKTLLAPGGQILMDSSDISYLFQDEDGGFWVDASAGYYGEMQYKLKYKNQESEWFDWLYIDYNTLQNAANANGFLSELIIEGENSDYLARFTLA
- a CDS encoding YkgJ family cysteine cluster protein, producing MQEFIDQLPKLAKDKHNENKKFFAKLKKRTPKKLDHIMQELHDEEFSNTDCLECANCCKTTGPLFTDKDVERIAKFLRIKPRKFEEQYLRTDEDGDLILQQTPCTFLGVDNYCAIYEVRPKACREYPHTDRKKFQQISNLTLKNVAICPAAYNIVEKMKSKMPI